One Schistocerca cancellata isolate TAMUIC-IGC-003103 chromosome 1, iqSchCanc2.1, whole genome shotgun sequence genomic region harbors:
- the LOC126175471 gene encoding uncharacterized protein LOC126175471 — translation MARAARLQLALAAALLAAAALAAPSSLLDAPSDAAAAEDCNKDETVYDQRQNGSENYRVHVDGVVVAVVPAEVLVPLVVGASSNSDLEHQLEELLASAGAGTGSSGSASGKPQPPPEGGHTKPPAKPTPPPPTPQPNTSADSKLPQGGEKPNKGKLRLSHLLLPLLRRL, via the exons ATGGCGCGCGCCGCCCGCCTCCAGCTGGCTCTGGCCGCCGccctgctcgccgccgccgccctcgcCGCCCCATCCTCCCTCCTGGACGCACCCAGCGACGCCGCCGCTGCTGAAGACTGCAACAAG GACGAGACGGTGTACGACCAGCGGCAGAACGGCTCAGAGAACTACCGCGTGCACGTGGACGGCGTGGTGGTGGCCGTGGTGCCGGCCGAGGTGCTGGTGCCGCTCGTCGTGGGCGCCTCCTCCAACAGCGACCTGGAGCACCAGCTGGAGGAGCTGCTCGCCAGCGCCGGAGCCGGAACTGGGAGCTCGGGCTCAGCCTCCGGCAAGCCGCAGCCGCCTCCAGAGGGCGGCCACACCAAGCCGCCCGCCAAGCCGACGCCTCCTCCACCCACACCTCAGCCCAACACCTCTGCGGACAGCAAGCTGCCTCAGGGAGGCGAGAAGCCCAATAA